One Mesorhizobium loti genomic window carries:
- a CDS encoding Ulp1 protease family, C-terminal catalytic domain protein: protein MLFPGNDYLRWALERVRDAKPASDRIVADALAAAGSGHAGVEAAAPPVLAASQQQIRPWPDARDQGNLLPPERFIINNEHSTAPLRPAERQRALNTPQAAAIQQQPSEIGNSGGRMPMQPPMRQLGELPLQGVPVQGTGSEHIGRLHAGAAPSARSEAPPAAIEDSINVSFAVPKGFSHGTQRVPEAMLSSLYHYGLLPDADKPEWNYEIKGHGYTARRPEEGNDVWLLHRGAIREAGAAAVPARAPGPALPATARLSDTHLGVPLVDLTTSSDAHIEALPSGSSNLPRGAVLGATQLLGDEHIQRDYEFLEQQLQQADPALAARTRLVDPSVSHLLRHMEQQDARGTLQSIYNRNAGPSDFLFVPVNDGVGIDRGTHWSLLLVDRRDPERAVAYHYDSIQQNEQRYNDAPARKLATRLDATLVTPDMAQQKNAVDCGVFVVDGTRELVRRLANEERPDQQLPLHLNYLVADRQALQNRLREGRLPHELAASPAEALAAPGSQVQHAALQEQQARQVAPAPLERHLGKTREAEDKLTSTLDRSNRVNSGGVVINTERYTAPLRPAKRQRTDNSQSLAIGRQPSEANTTSIGQASDQARADLMASSRSRERSDAGR from the coding sequence GTGTTGTTTCCAGGCAACGATTATCTCCGCTGGGCGCTTGAACGGGTTCGCGATGCGAAGCCTGCGTCAGACAGGATCGTGGCGGACGCTTTGGCAGCGGCCGGCTCTGGGCACGCCGGAGTTGAGGCCGCCGCCCCGCCAGTCTTGGCTGCCAGCCAACAGCAGATCCGGCCCTGGCCGGATGCGCGTGACCAGGGCAACCTCCTGCCACCCGAGCGGTTCATCATCAACAATGAACATTCGACGGCGCCGTTGCGGCCGGCGGAGAGGCAGAGGGCCCTGAATACGCCGCAAGCCGCCGCCATTCAGCAGCAGCCGAGCGAAATCGGCAATTCAGGCGGCCGCATGCCGATGCAGCCCCCCATGCGGCAATTGGGTGAATTGCCATTGCAAGGGGTACCGGTTCAAGGGACAGGGTCCGAACACATCGGAAGGCTGCATGCGGGGGCCGCGCCCTCAGCAAGGTCCGAGGCGCCCCCGGCTGCGATCGAGGACTCCATAAATGTTTCGTTCGCCGTGCCCAAAGGCTTCTCCCATGGGACTCAACGCGTCCCAGAGGCCATGCTCTCTTCCTTGTACCATTATGGCCTCTTGCCGGACGCGGACAAGCCGGAATGGAACTACGAGATTAAAGGCCACGGCTACACCGCCCGGAGGCCAGAGGAGGGCAACGACGTTTGGCTCCTCCATCGCGGAGCGATAAGGGAAGCTGGAGCGGCAGCAGTACCGGCAAGGGCTCCGGGACCCGCCTTGCCAGCGACCGCCAGGCTCTCAGACACCCATCTCGGGGTTCCGTTGGTCGATCTGACCACCTCCTCCGATGCACACATCGAAGCCCTTCCGTCAGGCTCGTCCAATCTCCCCCGGGGGGCGGTGCTCGGGGCCACCCAACTGCTGGGCGACGAACATATCCAGAGGGATTACGAATTCCTCGAGCAGCAGCTGCAGCAGGCCGATCCAGCGCTCGCCGCCCGGACGCGGCTGGTCGATCCGTCGGTCTCCCATCTGCTGCGCCACATGGAGCAGCAAGACGCGCGAGGCACATTGCAGTCGATTTATAATCGAAACGCCGGCCCATCCGACTTCCTGTTCGTGCCAGTGAACGATGGGGTGGGTATTGACCGCGGCACCCATTGGTCGCTGCTCCTCGTAGATCGCCGCGATCCGGAAAGAGCGGTCGCCTATCACTACGACTCCATCCAGCAAAATGAACAGCGATACAACGACGCGCCTGCACGAAAGCTCGCTACAAGACTGGACGCGACCCTGGTAACACCCGACATGGCGCAGCAGAAAAACGCTGTTGACTGCGGCGTCTTCGTGGTGGACGGCACGCGCGAGCTGGTTCGTCGATTGGCGAACGAAGAGCGGCCAGACCAGCAGCTGCCGCTGCACCTCAACTACCTCGTCGCCGATCGGCAGGCGCTGCAAAACCGACTGAGAGAGGGGCGCTTGCCGCACGAGCTTGCCGCAAGCCCTGCCGAAGCTTTGGCAGCACCCGGGTCGCAGGTGCAACACGCCGCCTTGCAAGAGCAGCAAGCCAGACAGGTCGCGCCAGCGCCGTTGGAACGGCACTTGGGCAAGACGCGCGAGGCCGAGGACAAGCTGACGAGTACACTGGACAGGAGCAACCGCGTGAACAGCGGGGGCGTCGTCATCAACACTGAACGTTACACAGCGCCGTTGAGACCGGCGAAAAGGCAGAGGACTGACAATTCGCAAAGCCTCGCCATCGGGCGGCAGCCGAGCGAAGCAAACACAACGTCCATCGGCCAAGCCTCCGATCAAGCCCGAGCGGACCTAATGGCTTCCTCCAGAAGCAGAGAGCGCTCCGACGCGGGACGTTGA
- a CDS encoding plasmid pRiA4b ORF-3-like protein, which yields MKRAKRAATKTAGEAAASEDEISILQFRIWLKDVSPMVWRRVQVPSTMTLREFHGVLQVAMGWEGIHLYQFVIHTVRYGSWEAGARFPAIPLGNLQLRNGSRFLYEYDLNFPWEHEVRLEQRRPVKPGAHYPACTGGDGNCPPEDCGGPEAWMWQRDEALGPDLHEDLATALEFITEIGDTRSLAVLDDPDRAWELQELLFRIKGRATLVWGDDCQASSYFISTIS from the coding sequence ATGAAAAGGGCAAAACGGGCAGCGACGAAAACTGCCGGAGAGGCGGCAGCCTCGGAGGATGAGATTTCCATCCTGCAATTCCGCATCTGGCTGAAGGACGTGAGCCCCATGGTGTGGCGTAGGGTTCAGGTTCCCTCGACGATGACGCTACGCGAGTTTCATGGCGTCCTTCAGGTCGCGATGGGATGGGAAGGCATACACCTTTACCAGTTCGTCATTCACACGGTGCGGTACGGCTCGTGGGAGGCGGGTGCCCGCTTTCCGGCTATCCCACTTGGCAATTTGCAACTGCGTAACGGCAGCCGGTTCCTGTACGAGTACGACCTCAACTTCCCTTGGGAGCACGAGGTCCGGCTAGAGCAGCGCCGGCCTGTCAAACCCGGAGCTCACTATCCGGCGTGTACGGGCGGCGACGGCAACTGTCCGCCTGAGGATTGTGGTGGACCGGAAGCCTGGATGTGGCAGAGGGACGAGGCGCTCGGGCCTGACCTCCATGAGGATCTCGCCACAGCATTGGAATTCATCACGGAAATCGGCGACACCCGGTCCCTTGCGGTCCTCGATGATCCGGACCGCGCTTGGGAATTACAGGAATTGCTGTTTCGGATCAAAGGCCGAGCTACACTTGTATGGGGCGATGATTGTCAAGCCAGCTCCTACTTCATTTCGACCATCTCCTAG
- a CDS encoding transketolase central region, whose translation MTVKAGAAGPIAQLPGLTTGYGPSHQATEDIAIFRGMPNLTIIDPCDALDIEQATEAIADYKGPVYMRLLRGKVPVVLDEYDYTFQIGKARLLRDGADVLFISSGLMTMRVLEAAKALEANRIDCAVLHVPTIKPLDTDAILAAARRAGRMVVVAENHTMIGGLGEGVAGLLMREGVTPVFRQIALPDEFLDAGALPTLHDRYGISTSEIVHRVRKWVK comes from the coding sequence GTGACGGTCAAGGCTGGGGCCGCAGGCCCGATCGCGCAGCTACCGGGATTGACCACCGGCTACGGCCCCAGCCACCAGGCGACGGAAGACATCGCGATTTTCCGCGGCATGCCGAACCTGACGATCATCGATCCATGCGACGCGCTCGACATCGAACAGGCCACGGAGGCGATCGCGGACTACAAGGGGCCGGTCTACATGCGGCTGTTGCGGGGCAAGGTCCCCGTCGTGCTCGACGAATATGATTACACATTCCAGATCGGCAAGGCGCGGCTGCTGCGCGACGGTGCGGATGTGCTGTTCATTTCCAGCGGGCTGATGACCATGCGCGTGCTGGAGGCCGCGAAGGCGCTTGAAGCGAACCGCATCGACTGCGCGGTGCTGCACGTGCCGACCATCAAGCCGCTCGATACGGACGCAATCCTTGCCGCCGCGCGCCGGGCTGGACGGATGGTGGTCGTTGCGGAGAACCACACGATGATCGGCGGGTTGGGCGAAGGTGTCGCTGGCCTGCTGATGCGCGAGGGCGTGACCCCTGTCTTCCGCCAGATCGCACTGCCCGACGAATTTCTCGACGCCGGCGCGCTACCGACACTTCACGACCGCTACGGGATCTCAACATCAGAGATCGTGCACCGCGTACGCAAGTGGGTGAAATAG
- a CDS encoding Response regulator receiver protein encodes MTGLPRESPVKPLAGSNKQGERYVRPDAVAAEIEAVLEWPLPKAFALAAAGKLRPQTLVYLMRNCKPNRPTAQYDALIVAFFSRLQRAGASMTRDMSDLDRERVDDLVKDKALKLIETDRLDIFEMSFKLGAERLYLTAKAAVRLRTRTEVAREDLIEPGSDLTGEEAADSLSLAKGGSMPLAEAKAMLNQIYELLTEKERLAIFYVHQAGLTEKEAGEQMGCTDRNVRYLIKSASRKARASEESAPRQRRGKE; translated from the coding sequence ATGACTGGATTGCCAAGGGAGAGCCCGGTGAAGCCACTGGCGGGATCGAACAAACAAGGCGAGCGCTACGTCCGGCCGGACGCGGTGGCGGCCGAGATAGAGGCGGTCCTTGAATGGCCGCTGCCAAAGGCGTTTGCTCTGGCTGCGGCGGGCAAGCTGCGGCCTCAGACGCTTGTCTACCTGATGCGAAACTGCAAGCCGAACCGACCTACTGCGCAATATGATGCCCTGATCGTTGCGTTCTTCTCAAGGCTGCAGCGGGCCGGCGCTTCAATGACAAGGGATATGTCGGACCTGGACAGGGAGCGCGTGGACGATCTGGTCAAGGACAAGGCATTGAAGTTGATAGAAACCGACCGCCTAGACATCTTCGAGATGAGTTTCAAGCTCGGTGCGGAGCGGCTTTATCTGACTGCAAAGGCCGCCGTTCGGCTTCGCACGAGAACCGAGGTCGCGCGCGAGGACCTGATCGAACCGGGCTCCGACCTGACCGGCGAGGAGGCTGCGGATTCGCTGAGCCTGGCCAAGGGTGGGTCGATGCCTTTGGCGGAAGCCAAGGCTATGTTGAACCAGATCTACGAGTTGCTCACCGAAAAGGAGCGCCTGGCCATATTCTACGTTCATCAGGCTGGCCTGACCGAGAAGGAAGCAGGCGAGCAGATGGGCTGCACGGACCGCAACGTCCGATATTTGATCAAGAGCGCGAGCCGGAAGGCCCGGGCGAGCGAGGAGAGCGCGCCACGCCAAAGGCGCGGGAAAGAGTGA
- a CDS encoding integrase catalytic subunit encodes MFALDYYSPWLVALVPQRDRLGKLDLRYDPRDISHIYILDPETREFRPVGRRDGTVAPTTLWEHDADRWRRRAANARTDVEKVTLRRQIAEIGARQKPSRIELRNAVRKTHATQAPKPYDAMRPATSEPAEHPARRKRRLPVEDW; translated from the coding sequence ATGTTCGCGCTCGACTACTACTCGCCCTGGCTGGTAGCACTGGTGCCGCAACGCGACCGGCTCGGCAAGCTCGATCTGCGATATGATCCTCGCGACATCAGTCACATCTACATCCTGGATCCGGAGACCCGTGAGTTCCGACCCGTAGGGCGGCGCGACGGAACGGTCGCTCCCACGACGTTGTGGGAACACGACGCTGACCGCTGGCGGCGGCGGGCCGCGAATGCGCGAACGGATGTTGAGAAGGTGACGCTGCGCCGGCAGATCGCGGAGATCGGCGCTCGACAAAAGCCGTCGAGAATCGAGCTGCGCAATGCCGTGCGCAAGACTCACGCTACCCAGGCGCCCAAGCCCTATGATGCGATGCGTCCGGCGACATCGGAGCCTGCCGAGCATCCCGCACGCCGGAAACGCCGACTGCCGGTCGAGGATTGGTGA
- a CDS encoding calcineurin-like phosphoesterase domain-containing protein, protein MAFRFIHTADIHLDSPLRSLALRNPELAELVGDASRQAFTAIVDLCLAEHVDALVIAGDLYDGDQTSMKTARFLAAQIARLHQAGIRVYMIRGNHDAMSRITKQLVLPDTVTIFGGRCQSVMQPGAGVDVAFHGLSFASPKAPESLLPKFAARQEGAANIGIMHTSLAGSPGHDVYAPCSVADLHGHGFDYWALGHIHVRQVYSGASKLVMPGIPQGRDVNEAGEKSVTLVTIRDDRSVEIEERLTSVAQFERVRVDLTGASEWSDAIVRIRAGLEQSREGARSRYLVARLGLVGTSALSWSLMRDRDLAVAEAEQAAEQVGDTWVEKLELALSAPGVGDLESVADPTLELAQSMRANAGSEAFRSDAREFILKTIADLPPDARGFAGRDEAGLEQFLDDVLAGSVDLVTARLKAGATR, encoded by the coding sequence ATGGCATTTCGATTTATCCACACGGCCGACATCCATCTCGATTCGCCGTTGCGCTCGCTTGCGCTGCGCAATCCCGAGCTCGCCGAACTCGTCGGAGATGCCAGCCGACAGGCCTTCACCGCGATCGTGGATCTGTGCCTTGCGGAGCATGTCGATGCTCTGGTCATTGCCGGCGATCTTTACGATGGCGACCAGACCTCGATGAAGACGGCGCGCTTTCTGGCCGCTCAGATAGCGCGTCTCCATCAGGCCGGTATCAGGGTCTACATGATTCGCGGCAATCATGACGCCATGTCGCGGATTACGAAGCAGCTCGTGTTGCCCGACACGGTGACCATTTTTGGAGGCCGCTGCCAATCCGTGATGCAGCCTGGCGCTGGGGTTGACGTCGCGTTCCATGGGCTGAGCTTCGCCAGCCCAAAGGCACCCGAAAGCCTGCTGCCCAAATTTGCCGCCCGGCAAGAGGGAGCTGCGAACATCGGCATCATGCATACGAGCCTGGCCGGCTCCCCAGGCCATGACGTTTATGCACCTTGCAGCGTCGCCGACCTGCACGGCCACGGCTTTGACTACTGGGCGCTTGGCCACATTCACGTTCGTCAGGTGTATTCCGGCGCGAGCAAGCTCGTGATGCCAGGGATCCCTCAGGGGAGAGACGTCAATGAGGCCGGCGAGAAATCGGTCACCCTGGTGACCATTCGCGATGATCGCTCTGTCGAGATCGAGGAGAGGCTCACCAGTGTCGCGCAGTTCGAGCGGGTGCGCGTCGATCTGACCGGGGCGTCGGAATGGAGCGACGCCATCGTCCGTATCCGAGCAGGACTGGAGCAATCCCGGGAGGGTGCGAGATCGCGCTACCTTGTTGCCCGCCTTGGCTTGGTCGGCACTTCTGCCCTTTCATGGTCACTGATGCGCGACCGGGACTTGGCTGTCGCAGAAGCCGAACAGGCAGCCGAGCAGGTGGGCGATACCTGGGTGGAGAAGCTGGAGCTTGCTCTTTCGGCTCCCGGTGTCGGGGATTTGGAAAGCGTTGCAGATCCCACTTTGGAACTCGCACAATCCATGCGTGCCAATGCCGGCTCAGAAGCATTTCGGTCCGACGCGCGAGAATTCATATTGAAGACGATCGCGGACTTGCCGCCCGATGCCCGTGGTTTCGCCGGCAGGGACGAAGCGGGGCTCGAACAGTTTCTCGACGATGTGCTTGCCGGAAGCGTCGACCTGGTCACGGCAAGGCTCAAGGCCGGTGCAACGCGATGA
- a CDS encoding integrase catalytic subunit has product MAARRIARELDRILDGSGLRRAAIVRAAAELRLSTRQVYNLLARYHIDRTVTSLLPRRDGARKKRLEQDIEKIIAATLRKQWLVPEAPPLAPVVAEIRARCEEAGLAPPSYLTMARRIAMLFSPEEIAKKRSANPKHLHRLKPRPGYIHAARPLDVCQIDHTPTDINFVEVVDDGTFVGRAYLTIVTDVATRCILGFCLTLEKPSALSVALCLAQAMCPKEPWLAARDIEHGWPMFGRPRSLVTDSAKEFKGSAFRRGCEDYGIRIRYRDRGRVHQGGVVERLLGKLNAVLATQPGSTGRSVADRDQYPAERRARLSFADLERCITLAVIDHNLQENARTLTVPATEWERQARSCLLRR; this is encoded by the coding sequence TTGGCCGCACGTCGTATCGCGCGCGAACTGGACAGGATTCTCGACGGTTCGGGTCTCCGCCGTGCGGCAATCGTACGCGCGGCCGCCGAGCTGCGTCTCTCGACTCGACAGGTCTACAATCTGCTGGCGCGCTACCATATCGATCGGACGGTGACGTCGCTTCTGCCCCGGCGCGACGGAGCGCGGAAGAAGCGTCTTGAGCAGGACATCGAGAAGATCATCGCGGCAACACTGCGAAAGCAATGGCTGGTGCCGGAGGCTCCGCCGCTCGCCCCTGTCGTGGCCGAGATCCGCGCCCGCTGCGAGGAGGCAGGCCTGGCTCCTCCGTCCTACCTCACTATGGCCCGCCGCATAGCCATGCTGTTCAGTCCTGAGGAGATCGCCAAGAAGCGATCCGCGAACCCAAAGCACCTCCATCGGCTCAAGCCGCGGCCGGGATACATCCACGCGGCGCGCCCGCTCGATGTCTGCCAGATCGATCACACGCCGACCGACATAAATTTCGTGGAGGTCGTTGACGACGGAACCTTTGTCGGCCGGGCATATCTCACGATCGTCACCGACGTGGCAACGCGCTGCATTCTCGGCTTCTGCCTAACCCTGGAAAAACCGTCGGCGCTGTCGGTCGCGCTCTGCCTGGCGCAGGCCATGTGTCCGAAGGAACCGTGGTTGGCTGCGCGCGACATCGAACATGGATGGCCGATGTTCGGTCGACCGCGATCGCTTGTCACCGACTCCGCCAAGGAGTTCAAAGGAAGCGCCTTCCGGCGTGGGTGCGAGGACTATGGGATTCGCATCCGATACCGGGACCGCGGCCGCGTCCACCAGGGCGGCGTGGTCGAAAGGCTGCTCGGGAAACTCAACGCCGTTCTTGCAACGCAGCCCGGTTCGACCGGGCGCTCAGTGGCGGACCGCGACCAATATCCTGCTGAGCGACGAGCCCGTCTCAGCTTCGCCGATCTCGAGCGATGCATCACACTCGCCGTGATTGACCACAACCTGCAGGAAAACGCGCGGACATTGACGGTACCCGCGACAGAATGGGAACGGCAGGCGCGGTCTTGCCTGCTTCGACGATGA
- a CDS encoding Chromosome partition protein smc gives MRLRRLDLTRYGKFTNKAIDFGEKPASGPDLHIVFGLNEAGKSTALSAYLDLLFGIEERSRYNFLHEYSSMRIGGLLEFEGRALAVSRTKSRGNSLHDAEGRPLSEIAISAHLAGLSRDAYSSMFSLDDETLEAGGKAILESRGDLGKLLFTASAGLGHASDVLAALESEADGLHRKQAQTTEIALLKKRFAELKSRKETIDTLASTFEALEAERVEAQENYDCSLAERSVLSARLATIDRYVRAAPLLAEIRRKASRLAELPDIPSPPRTWNGSIAELIDQDAGLRTRLHANTDEIDRAKAKIQAIAVDDAVLAISEQVRGLADRKARYVSAAMDLPTRKMEVQMLDQVVANCLAALGRAAEQDPSRLILPAFVVGTLRNMVEQRSGITTSLRMARDEAAAALDGLNAARGRVGEERAVPEPARARLMAAVSEAKASSHTREIREARALEDERQTKQVEAMRRLQPWSGDADALSKISVPPPTQMAAWKALAADLQRDKAVFSERLAEHEQSRIATSSRLAAVRASVDLADDDTAAAIRRERDQAWRNHRADLKAETADVFAAALARDDDADAARLAHAGELADLRAIKQKAAETEAAIERVSCQLAGVAQRAEMAFAEIKRMASALLEDCQAQSLDLLIGLLEERLSARADAFAAWDETLLARARIERATAEGERIHLGLALSLQSVGIQPEAGEVLEAIVVAADRFLDRQAKVDAERAEALRSVTAKEEELAARRLAVEIAERREGAWQAEVKETLKGTWLEEGTAGTGLGSVLDQLSELSKALQDREAMRIRIRKMEADRTAFAEEVARLGEQASEHASDEAPEQVSVRLTERLEQAERARQARVNLLLDVQKLQEVRETLNADVAAHETTKQEVLDAFGVKTLPQVAERDQQLRERDGLQSTMGELEERLTSELAVADFTQARSLLEGLDLDGLAIEKAEVERRLADLDDSLQQQLVRRTRATDKLDAIGADSQVARIDAERRTVLLEIEEKAARYIELKLGVMSAASALQAYRERHRSGMMSEASDAFALITRGQYTGLTTQPVKGGEVLIATQRDGQSKVADALSKGARFQLYLALRLAGYYEFAMLRPSVPFIADDIMETFDHLRSEEVFRLFGEMASVGQVIYLTHHQHLCEIAKSVVPNVAIHELG, from the coding sequence ATGAGATTGCGGCGCCTTGATCTGACCCGCTACGGCAAGTTCACCAACAAGGCGATCGACTTCGGAGAGAAACCGGCTTCAGGTCCCGATCTGCATATCGTTTTCGGGCTGAATGAGGCCGGTAAGTCGACGGCGCTTTCCGCGTATCTTGATCTGCTGTTTGGCATCGAGGAGCGCAGCCGCTACAATTTCCTGCACGAGTACAGCTCGATGCGCATCGGCGGACTGCTCGAATTCGAGGGGAGGGCACTTGCCGTTTCCCGCACCAAAAGCCGCGGCAACTCGCTGCACGATGCCGAAGGCCGGCCACTGAGCGAGATTGCCATCTCGGCGCACCTCGCGGGCTTGTCCCGCGATGCCTACAGCAGCATGTTCTCGCTGGATGACGAGACGCTGGAAGCAGGAGGCAAGGCGATCCTTGAATCGCGTGGCGATCTCGGTAAGCTTCTCTTCACCGCCAGCGCCGGACTCGGGCATGCCAGCGATGTCTTAGCCGCATTGGAGTCGGAGGCAGACGGGCTTCACCGAAAACAGGCCCAGACCACAGAAATCGCGCTGCTGAAGAAGCGGTTCGCGGAGCTCAAGTCACGCAAGGAGACGATCGACACCTTGGCCTCGACATTCGAGGCCCTCGAGGCGGAACGGGTGGAAGCCCAGGAGAACTATGATTGCAGCCTCGCTGAACGATCGGTGTTGTCGGCGCGACTGGCTACAATCGACCGATATGTACGCGCGGCTCCGCTCCTGGCAGAAATCAGACGCAAGGCGAGCAGATTGGCTGAGTTGCCCGACATCCCGTCACCTCCCAGAACATGGAATGGCAGCATCGCGGAATTGATCGATCAGGACGCGGGCTTAAGAACTCGTCTTCACGCAAACACCGATGAGATCGATCGGGCGAAGGCAAAGATCCAAGCAATTGCTGTCGACGACGCTGTGCTGGCGATTTCCGAACAGGTGCGCGGACTCGCCGATCGCAAGGCCCGCTATGTGTCCGCGGCCATGGATTTGCCGACCCGCAAGATGGAAGTTCAGATGCTTGACCAAGTCGTGGCGAACTGTCTCGCCGCGCTCGGAAGAGCGGCCGAACAGGATCCGTCCCGACTCATCCTCCCAGCCTTTGTGGTCGGCACGCTTCGCAACATGGTTGAGCAACGCTCCGGCATCACGACGAGCTTGCGGATGGCCCGCGATGAGGCCGCTGCCGCGCTCGACGGGCTCAATGCTGCGCGAGGTCGCGTTGGCGAGGAGAGGGCGGTGCCCGAGCCCGCAAGAGCCAGGTTGATGGCAGCGGTGTCGGAGGCGAAGGCCAGTAGCCACACACGGGAGATAAGAGAGGCGCGCGCCTTGGAGGATGAGCGCCAAACAAAGCAGGTGGAAGCGATGCGGCGCCTCCAGCCGTGGTCCGGAGATGCGGACGCACTTTCGAAAATATCGGTTCCGCCACCGACGCAGATGGCTGCATGGAAAGCACTGGCCGCGGATCTTCAAAGGGACAAGGCAGTCTTCTCCGAGCGACTGGCTGAGCATGAACAAAGTCGGATAGCTACTTCGTCACGCCTGGCTGCAGTCCGCGCCTCGGTCGATCTCGCCGACGATGACACAGCCGCAGCTATACGACGTGAGAGAGATCAGGCCTGGCGAAATCACCGGGCCGACCTCAAGGCCGAAACGGCAGATGTCTTTGCCGCAGCATTGGCCAGGGACGATGATGCCGACGCGGCTCGATTGGCCCATGCGGGCGAGCTGGCTGATCTGCGCGCAATCAAGCAAAAGGCTGCCGAGACCGAGGCGGCAATAGAGCGCGTAAGCTGCCAACTCGCGGGGGTGGCCCAGCGCGCAGAAATGGCGTTCGCTGAAATCAAGCGAATGGCCAGCGCCTTGCTTGAGGATTGCCAGGCGCAGTCGCTAGACCTGCTGATCGGACTTCTCGAGGAGCGCCTTTCCGCGCGCGCTGACGCATTTGCCGCTTGGGACGAAACCCTCCTCGCACGCGCAAGGATTGAACGCGCAACAGCCGAAGGCGAGCGGATCCATCTCGGATTGGCCTTGTCTCTTCAAAGCGTTGGAATTCAGCCGGAAGCTGGTGAGGTTCTGGAGGCAATAGTGGTCGCCGCCGACCGCTTTCTCGATAGGCAGGCGAAGGTCGACGCGGAACGTGCGGAAGCGCTGAGGAGCGTCACCGCGAAGGAAGAGGAGCTGGCCGCCAGGCGGCTCGCTGTTGAAATTGCCGAGCGGCGAGAGGGTGCATGGCAGGCCGAGGTCAAGGAAACGCTGAAGGGCACCTGGCTCGAAGAAGGCACCGCCGGGACTGGCCTCGGCAGCGTGCTCGATCAGTTGTCGGAGCTGTCAAAAGCCCTGCAGGATCGTGAGGCCATGCGTATCCGCATCCGCAAGATGGAGGCGGACAGGACTGCATTTGCTGAAGAGGTGGCCCGGCTTGGCGAGCAGGCCAGCGAGCATGCGAGCGATGAGGCGCCGGAACAAGTGAGCGTCAGGCTAACAGAACGTCTAGAGCAAGCCGAGCGTGCCCGTCAGGCGAGGGTAAATCTCCTCCTTGATGTTCAGAAATTACAAGAGGTTCGAGAGACACTGAACGCTGATGTCGCGGCACACGAGACCACAAAGCAGGAAGTGCTCGATGCCTTTGGCGTGAAAACTCTGCCGCAGGTTGCAGAGCGCGATCAACAGCTTCGTGAGCGAGACGGCCTGCAGAGCACCATGGGCGAACTTGAAGAACGACTGACGAGCGAGCTCGCCGTCGCCGACTTTACCCAAGCGCGGTCCTTGCTGGAGGGCCTTGATCTCGATGGGCTCGCAATTGAAAAGGCCGAAGTCGAGCGGCGCCTCGCCGACCTCGATGACTCACTGCAACAGCAGCTCGTCCGGCGAACCCGGGCGACCGACAAGCTCGATGCAATCGGCGCCGACAGCCAAGTTGCCAGGATCGATGCCGAGCGCCGCACTGTTCTTCTCGAAATCGAGGAGAAGGCAGCCCGCTACATCGAGTTGAAGCTCGGGGTGATGTCGGCGGCGAGCGCGCTCCAGGCTTATCGCGAACGTCACCGCTCTGGAATGATGAGCGAGGCGTCCGATGCCTTCGCACTGATAACGCGCGGCCAGTACACAGGCTTGACGACCCAACCGGTAAAGGGCGGCGAGGTCCTCATCGCGACACAGCGGGATGGCCAATCGAAGGTCGCAGACGCTTTGTCGAAAGGCGCGCGTTTTCAGCTCTACTTGGCTCTACGCCTCGCCGGATATTACGAGTTTGCCATGCTCAGGCCGTCTGTTCCGTTCATTGCCGACGACATCATGGAGACTTTCGACCATCTCCGGTCGGAGGAAGTTTTCCGATTGTTCGGCGAGATGGCTAGTGTGGGCCAGGTGATTTACCTCACGCATCATCAACACCTGTGTGAGATTGCGAAGTCGGTTGTCCCTAACGTGGCCATCCACGAGCTCGGGTAA
- a CDS encoding TniB protein, translated as MADHLLDHVRPYLDRSVEERIAYIQAPRWIGHQIAIQAHERLTALLARPPALRTKGLMLVGPYANGKTIIAERFAVGHLRATEQQRVWVVQTHEGAGLAHFYESILQALRAPTGSSRDVGRKAAQIDHLLDSLKPRILIFDEFHNALRGRARDVEAVLSLLRRIGRQFDICRF; from the coding sequence GTGGCTGACCATCTGCTCGATCATGTCCGTCCGTATCTCGACCGCAGCGTGGAAGAGCGGATCGCCTATATCCAGGCGCCGCGATGGATCGGTCATCAGATTGCTATCCAGGCGCATGAACGTCTTACCGCGTTGCTGGCCCGGCCGCCAGCGCTGCGGACCAAAGGGCTGATGCTGGTCGGGCCCTACGCCAATGGCAAGACGATCATCGCCGAACGGTTTGCCGTCGGGCACCTGAGAGCGACGGAGCAACAGCGGGTGTGGGTGGTGCAGACGCACGAGGGCGCCGGCCTGGCCCATTTCTACGAAAGCATCCTGCAGGCGCTGCGCGCTCCAACCGGCAGCAGCCGGGATGTCGGTCGCAAGGCCGCGCAAATCGATCACCTGCTCGACAGCCTGAAACCGAGGATTCTGATCTTCGACGAATTCCACAATGCGCTGCGTGGCAGGGCCCGCGACGTCGAGGCGGTTCTTTCGTTGCTGAGGAGAATCGGCCGCCAGTTCGACATTTGCCGGTTCTGA